In Pristis pectinata isolate sPriPec2 chromosome 7, sPriPec2.1.pri, whole genome shotgun sequence, the sequence TCCAACCAATTATGAAGGAGCAAGTGTAAAACAAGAGTACcacggagatacaagagattgcagatgctggaattcagagTTAAAGAAAAAACACACAGACATTCGGAGGAATTCAGCAGCATGTGCGAGGACAAAGAGAAAGTCGATgtcttgggtcaaaaccctgcatcagaatagAATGTAGAGGGACAAAAGCCAGTAGTGTACCAAGTCTTGGTGAGAACTTTGCCATAGAAGTACCATATACTGAAGACTGGATAAGGTTAATGTGTTTTTTAATACActctgaattacaaaaataaagactgCAGCAACTGGAAAAGGAACTGAAATTCCTGTGGTAAATTTCTGATGCACCCTACCTGTAAATCCCAAGTTGTTTTTGTCTTCCTCCTTCACATGATCGTAGATTGTCCTGGTTTCTAATTATTAATTGGAGATACTAAATGATTTATAAAGCAACAGACATTTTAACCGGTTGCACCTTCATTTGATAAAAATATGATCTTTGGAAACCAAAGTTCAAGACTTCTCAAAAACAGAAATTTCCTCAAATCTCCCTTTTCATGGTAATTCCATGTAGAAAGAGTGTCCTTCAGGTGGCTTAGCTATTCAGTTATTATCTTAAGTGCAAAACTTGACCACAAAAGGACACAATCCCAACTCTAGCCTAGCCTTCAGACAACACTCAAGTTGTAAGAAATAGACTGCACTAGTCACGAAAATGCTGGCCATTTTCATGTTAATTTAAGGCCAAATCTAATGTTCTCATTGACATACCTGAAAATAGCTAATCAAATGTCAAATCCTTTGTGGTAAAACTGTATTAAAACTGGAGAGGCTGAAAAGCacatttcatttcaaaaacaAGTTTTTCCTTTTTCCCCCTGCAACAACCAGAACAAACTTAAATAACATTTGGTTTAAGTACTACAACACAAGATTGGTTGTATTTAATTTTTCTATTTCCTCATATACCACATATTCCATGACAACTTCCTATGAAGatagaaataaattgaaaataaaactattGTAAATCAAAGCTTTGTTTTAAATAGAACACAAACATCCAAGAAAAGTTTATCTTCATACATCCTTTAAACCAACATTCACAACTTGATtaatagtttcaaaataatattCTCTCTCGAGTGGATACTAACTATGAAAATAGATCTTTGTTGTAAAATCTGGACAGGACGATAACCCACATTATAAAATCTTAGTGACAGATCTTTCACCTGACTTTGTTTCCCCAACTGCAGATGCTCCCCGAACTGCTACCTCCAGCATTTATTGATAAAGTAATGGTGTTGTAACCACATTAAATGCCAAAGATCACATAACAAAATGCTGTATTTTATGTCACTTCTATAGAATGAAAGCTGAAAAAGGAAAAATACAAACCCCTTTGTACAGAGAAGAttcttttcattaaaatatttcacaaaataatTATATGATTATAAATCTCTTATTCTGCAATATTTACACACATCACATGcattaaaaaggaagaaaagttAGGGGGCTCATTGTCCCACTTAATTTGTAAACCCTACAACCAACTTCCAATGCTATTGTAGTCCTTGCACTTTTATGTCAGTTTTGAATTAATCCATTTCCCAAGCTGCTGCATCAGACCATTGGCACAACTATGTGCAACTCATGATAACTAAACAATACAAAATATAAACAGGTATTCAGTTACTAAAGTGCTAACAATGGCaagatggaaagagaaagaatctGATTGTACACAAAAGGTTACAATGACCAGCACTAAAATAATCCTCATTTAAAAAAGGTCAATATACTTCACTGTGCAATTTTATAGGTTTAGGTTTAAATGTTCTGGTAACGTTGTAAATGGTGTTTTTCTAGGCAGCCACGTGACCAACTAGGTAAATATTGTCATATAGATGTCCTACAAAATCCTCACTAATATTGTGGGCAGCACGACGAGTATTCCGGATAAATTCCCGCTTGGACATCTTGTTCTTCACGTGTGGACTATTCAAATCGATGGAAAGCAGGATCAGAGAATAGCAAAGTACGTAAACAGCATCtacacaaaaaagaaaaaaaattgtatcaaCGTGAGCAGCAATGAGTATCTGATTTGACTTGACCACATTATGCTGAAGTGCTGTCAGCTTGATTTCATAACTATCCTTCATCTaaaatgtttttctgttttaatcaccAGGTTTATTTAGAAATAGAACTAGAGGTTGACCACAGGAGCTCACATGCCTGCTCCTGCATTCAATAATATAGTGATTGTATTATAGCCTTGTATCTTATCCATTATTCCAGCACATCCCCAGATCCTAATTTTCTTCAATAGACAAAAATCTTAATCTCAAATCTTGAGTACACTCAATGACCAAGCATCTGTAACCAACTGGGGAGGTAGAAATTCCATGCATTTATGAAGAAATGACTCATCTCTTTGCTTAATGGCTAGTCTTATCATCTCAAACTGTGCCTTTCTGATCCTGGATGCTTCACTGAGGGGGAGAAGTCTCATGGCATCTACTCTGCCAATCATTCTTAGAATCTTGTATGTCTCACTGAAATCACCTCATTCTTTTCAACTCCTTTAGGTTTTGGTCAATcttactcattccctcctcaaATCAACctctttatcccaggaatcaaattgACTGAATCTACACCACCCCTAAAGCAAGAATATCCAGTTTACTGTGGCAATGGAAGTCAGTTTGATCAAATTATTCTATTCATCTCACTGATACCTCAAAAGCAACTTTAGCTTCACAGAacttaaagaaaaaaagaatcacGATTGCTTGGACAATTCAATAGAATAGACAAGCTGCTAACTCCACCTCACGCATGTCTTTAAAAGGGAAGCTGGCAAAATTTTGACTGGGGCATAATTTACATCATTAAGGAATAAGTGGTCCATTCAGATTGGCACACACAACTGCATGATTGAGCGTCACTGAAGAGATTTTGGCCACCTAATCCAAAAAATATTAATCTCCTGGGAGTGGGAAATTCTGATAAGGTCTGGTAAATTCCTCTTCACCAGTTTagaagaactggaaaaaaaaacaggcagcaAGTTTGGTTTGGATTGATGTTATTTAAATGTTACCTGTATTTACACATCATCTTTAATACTGCAAAACATCTAAATGTGTTCccaggaatgttatcaaacaaaatacatCAAGCTAGGCAAGGATAATATTAGGACTGGAGATCAAAACATTAGTCCAAAAGGAAACTTAAAAAGGGAGGTGGATATACAGAAAGCTCTGaagtgggaattccagagctcaggcctGGGCTACTGAAGGCATAGCACACAAAATATTTATCTTTGGATGTCCAGAAATAAGTTTTGCACAACTTCACATACAAACTCAGAGGAAGGTTTCAGTCATCCTTGTTTCCAGAGACTAAATTGCATCCATTTCTGGTACATTAAAAGATGGCTGTGCTTGATGCCAATGCCAAATTGAATCAAGTGTAAAAGGGTGGTTCATACTTAAATTGGCATTAAAATGTGCAGAGTTCCCAGTAGGACCTCAATTTAGCTCAACACTGCTGCATGGTAACAAGAAAAAGGCATCAGCCCTCAAGGAAGATGCCCACAGCAGCAATATATCTGGATGAAACAGACTGCAGTGGAGAAGGAGACAGCTTCCACTTTCACTCAAATATGCAACAGTTTCTCAATGAAATAAATGCCAGGAGAAAAATCCTGTGTGGCAGGTTCGTCATAAGAAAAGCCTAGCAAGCAGTGACCAGTGGTCTCCTCCAGAAGTGACAAACCCCACACAATAGAACAATGCTGAAAGAAATTTCACCCCCTACCGTGAAACTGTCATGGTGATCGGTACTTAACTATTTATACCTCCAAAgtataaaaatgaaatataaacttAAGTGTAAATGGAAGATATTTTTCTGTGGTATGTTGAACTTGAGGTGCCACTCATCAGGAACAACACAGATGGTATATCAATCCAATTAAGTAAGAGTCTGGATTCATTCATGTTATGATCAGCACAGGTAAACATTTAATAATCTCTAGTGTGGCATtctattgaaggccttctgaaatttGCAGAATTATAGAAGGCAGAAAACTATCCTTTGGCTGATCCATTTCAAAAAGCTAGCCAATTTGCCTCCTACCTTCTGTGCACGAAAAATTCACTTGTATAAAATCTTGAAAAACAGAGCAGTATGAAATGCAACAGTGTGGGGACTTCCCACCTAACAACAGCCACCACAGTTTGAGAGTAATTCATTATTTGAAGTGCTTTTTAAAGAACAGAGGAAGAGGCTTCAAAAATCCAAGCATCCATTACCTTAACTTTTTCACTTGCATGTTAAACACGTGGAGCAGGATCTCAAAAGCAGGTACAAGGTAATATCTGAAATGCTGGCATAAACCAGAAGGGCAAGTTGAAGCAGTTTACCATCATTTAATCCTCAAGAAATGTCAAGCTCTGAGTCATGGATGCAAAAACTGAATATCAGATGAAAAATGAGGGCAATTGTCCTTATTATCAATGCAGCATTCAGTCAAAATTAAAGTTGAAAGGGAATAACCTCCAGGGGGCAGAGTAAACTTGACACAGGAAGAGAGTAGAGGTTCTAGTGGATCAATTGTTGCAATCCCAGGACACCGAAGCAGGTCATCAGCTCTGTACTGTCAGATGGGATATCTTCTGATgcttcatggctgatcttcctgcTATCACAGACTAAAATTGGAGCCGTTTGCTGACAAGTTCAGTGTCCAGCTCCATTCATAACTTCTTTGATATGAAACAGCTCATGTCAGCCAACAGCAAGACTCTGGACAACATCCTGGACTGACAGCTGGCAGGCAACATtcgtgccatttaaaaaaaatcctattgTGGGACACAGTTCATAACACACATCAGCGGTTCTGGCACAAAGCTTTATTCCATTTTTGATGCTTTTTATCCCccccagacaaaaaaaaatggagtgCAACTATCAGGGCAGATTAATGCCATGGCTTGAAGTGTTGTGATTCAGGAAATGTTGAATAGAATTAAAAGCAACATATCCAGGGAGTCTTTACATTCTGCACccttttatgaataatttatagCAGATAATTATCCATTCAGCTCAAATGGTCTATAATGGTGTTGATGCTCCAAATGATAGTCAGAAACCTTGTGACAGAAAAATCTAAATATGGCTCAGTGCAGAATCCAAACATCATTTCTCAAGTTTACTTTGAATGAAATCATTTAGTTACTCCTATGCCTGTATTGGATATTGTAGATTTAATCACCAAATTCTTTTTATCAAAGCCTAGCCATTTGACTGGGTTACTCACAAGTTAATTTACTTAGCTGACAGGTTATGCAGTATCTTGATCTAATAGCACCACTACCAGAACTACACCTGATGCAAATAAATGGTAGCACTGTTCCAAAACACCAAATAACATGAAAACCTCCTTATTGATCAAGCTTGTTGTGTGGGGTACAACTGTTTAAACACTTTCAAAagcattttatacattttttttccccacccaggatcttttgaatgttgtgtgcATAACCAAGCAGGCATTTTTGCCTCCTCAACCCTCATCACTTCCACTGACAAACTACTTAATATTCATCTTGTGATGTGCCCCCCTCAGTTGTGAGGGTTCTAACCACAACATTCATGCTTAATTTTTTCTTTAGTGGTAGTGTGTAGAATGCAGCATGATTTGGGCACTGAGAACTGATTGGTTAGTACTGTTATCACAGTGAGAATCAGATTACAATGTTTGAGCTGTCTGTGGTTATTTAATAAGATGCGTGTTCAATATACAAAATAGCATACTACAAAATATCATAACTTACTCATTACATGTAAAAACCAGTGAATACTGATCAAATTGTCAGAAAGCTCAAGTCATTCCCAACTTTGTGCTGGAAAGACACATTAGTGAATCTGAGCACAATGCAAAGGgcaatgtttaatattttaaaacagcaACAGCGAATGACTTTTCCTGTTTCTGAGATTGCAAAATGTCAACTGCATCCAGTACTCTTGGGTATTCTTTTCTTTCATTAATGAATTGCCAGGCCAAATTTCAAACACACTCGGGAGCTGCAACATACTGAAGAGATCATGTTTATACAATCTCTGCAGGAATTCAAGTGAAATTCTTTGGCCCTGGCCTTTGGAAAGTCTAATGTAGCTCTACAGGCTGAGATAAGTTGCAAAAGGTCAAAAGGAGATTATTACCTGGACTCAGGCCAAGCTCTCTGGTCACAGCCGGGTTACAAGCACAGAATCGCTGCGAGAATTTGGTGATTAGCGTCTCCAGGTACTCTCCCCGCTCTTCGGGAGCGTGAATGCGCCGAAAGAACTCTCTAAGTGCATTAGGTAGGAATTGGTTGCTGAAATTGTGCAGCGTCACAAGCTCATCTAGCACATCCCTCCTAAAGAAAGTAAAAGTTTGCAGCAGTAAAGGCAACATTCTATAAATAACATCCTGTCATTTTTAAGTCACAAAAGTAAATTATGTATTATATTTACTACCATCAGCTCAATCACTGACATCAGAACTAGAAAGCAGACTGGCTGACTTGGCAAAATAGATGCTCAGTAAGAAATCTAATAGAGGAAGTAGAAGAGGCAATGaaagctgaagaagaagaaagatctTAAGCATATGCAGAATAAATGCTGGAAGTAACGGCATGAACATGGGACTAAGGGTACACCACATCCCCAGAGATTGTATGCCATCATTATTTTTTAGAAGCTGAAACGTAAATAAGCTTTTATCTCATGTGTAGAATATAATCTTTAAATTTTGAGTTCTGTAAAATATGCTCAAAGCTAAACAAAAACTATACTCTTTCCTCCATCGCATAATGGCTGGTTCTGAGGCAATGGGGACCCAGGAGTGTGGACGTCCCTCTAGTGTTTGGAGGTTCTTGCACACAAATCACTCAGAATTACAACAATCAGGATGGTGAACTGTATCTTGGTttgtattgcaagaggatttaattaCAAGAGTAAAGACACCTCACTGCAATTATAGAAGATCATTGATTAGGTCTCCCTACTCATGGATAAAATTTCAGGAAGGTTCCAGTGGTTTGATTCTTGGAATGGGTAAAgggtggcgggggaggggggCTTGTTTTACTAGGAAGGTTAATTCAGAATTGGCCTACCCTTGCAAGTTTAGAATGAGGTGATCTTAGCAAAACCTACAAATCTCCTTTGTGGAGCTTGAaagagtagatgcagggatgacaCTTCACCCATCTGGAGGTTCTAGGTTCAAGGAGATCACCAGCTCAAAGGTGtcagccattcaagacagagaaggAAGAAGTTTCCTCACCCATGGGGCagtaaagctttggaattctccacacagGATAGTTGCGAAGGCTCTGTCAGAAAGTATacaagacagaaattgatagatttttggatattaagagcaTCAAGAGgaatggggttagtacaggaaagggGCACGGAGGTAAAGATCAGTTGTGATCAGTTTAATTGGCACGAGGGACTGAACAGttcactcctgcttccatttccaaTCTTCACTTGTTCTTTTGATCCCTCACAGAATAGGAAAAGGAAATCATTAGATCTTTGTGGGCTACTTTCTTTGAGATCAGTGCCAAGTATTGGCATGTGATTTCAGTGCAGTGAATATAGTTCATTTAGGTGAAATATGACTGAGGAACAACATCCACAGGACGAATGGATCAGAGCGTGGGTTTGGGTTGGGGGAAAGGTGGTGGAGAGAGAAGTGTTGGGGAAACCAGGCAAAGGGtcaaaaaaaaaaatgacagcagTGACTTGGAATACTTAAATATCTAAACTTTTGCAGCTTTActcatttttttattagtcacatggaacTAGTATTCAATACTGACGGCAAAACAGTTTTAAGTTAATAAatggtatttttaaaattaaaggggTTTTAGCTTACTGTTTTCCCTCCTGGGCCCTACTGCTTCTCAATCTAGCTAAAAAATACCCTTTATTACTTTAATTAGCATTTCAGCAATACAGAATGTGCGCTGCAACCCAAAAAACTAGAAATGAGTCACTTCTCAGAGTCTGTTTTACATCTAAAGGATGGAAAGGTTATCTAAACATGCCCAGACTCTCAACAAATTTACCCAGTGGGCCTGAGCCATACAGACCAGGAAGATTCCAGGTTTAATCCTTGACGTTGAGACAGCAACAAATGCCTCAATGTGCCAGACTGGAAATCAACTGGGGTTTGCGATTCCCATCAGTATTCAACATCCCTTGCAGGCAGTATATATGCGCGTGCAATGAAATGCATGTAGCACATGCATATCAGATAAGTATAGAGTCAAGCTCACAGTTAAGCCTGCACAACCCAGAACCTCATTCCTATTCACTGGCAAGGCTCACAGAAGAATATTGCCACTTGGATGAGATGATAAACCAGAAATCATGCATCCAAGCAAGATGCAGATTTGGAGggttaaaagaaaagaaacaaagtcagGTAGAGGCAATGTTATTTACAGAGATAAATAATGTAGGTAACCTAGCCCGTTGAGAATAAGGGAAATCAAAAAACACCAAACTTTGTGAATTTTCACAAGGAACACAAATTATTTAGACCAAAAACATTTTACAAAACTTGTTCAAGGAAATTAGACTTCAACTACATACATCACCAATAATCAATTGGGAAGTATATGACTAACAGTCAAATGGGCAACCATTTTTTGTTAAACAAATGTTTTTGAAGATTAGTCTGTTAGTTTGTGTTCATTTGCCAACAAGTTTTAAAGCATAAATAAAGCATTATCACCTGGGCAATGCTCTTTAatcagagatacagtgaaatgtttGATGAACAAAAATCTACTCCAAACACAGAGCAAGTGATCTACTAAACAAATTTACAGTTTAAATCTGCAGGTTTAAATCTGCAAGTTTAAATCATTATGCCTCAAGTCTGTGTTTTAGGATCACTACAGTGCATCAGATATTATGTCCAAACCCATAACAGAAGTCAGCACTCCTTATTATCCCAGATTTATACCCTGGGATAATGATGATGCAGGCTTTGTTTAAAAAAGTTGCACATGACTTGTGCCTGTTATAAGCAAGTCTCTCTCTGCAAAGTGTAGAGGTTATGAAATTTGTAACATCccttctcaaccacttcctacAAAGGACAAAGTGTTTAAGATTTCCCACGTTCTCACTTCTCCATTACCAGGGATCAGCTTCTATATTCAGTTTTATAATTCAATCTTGGGatgtagcatttattgcccatccctgggcACCCTAAGAATATGGAGATGGGCCAGCTTCTTAGTCAGAGTTACAGTCCTggtgcaatacagcacagatatgggcccttcagcccaacgagcccatgccaacaatggtgcccacccagctagtcccaatttcctgcatttggcccatattccccctaagccccacccttccatgtacctgcccaatgATACCATTGTATCCGCCTCAACCacgttctctggcagctcattccatatactcaccaccctcttgtaCTACAGCACAGTAGTTTGACACCACTAAGGTACTTTCTGGTCTGCTTTAAGGACATGTTAAcagtcaactgcattggtgcaAGAGTAGAGTTGAATATAAGTCAGGCTGGGTCTGGTCAAAATATGGCTCCTTTCCTATATGAACTCGATACTCTCTGGTATGGGAATCAGAATTTGCACACACAAGAATGTTACCTGTCATCTAAATAAATTCGAagtttcttccaatttagtgttcTTGTGTAGAAAATAAACTTTGCAATTTCCTTTGGGACATTGTCCAGTATGCCTTTGCGAAAAATGTATCCTAGTCCCTATAAAGAAAATAAAGTCTGTAATATacacttaaatttaaaattacaagAATATTTCACTTCAAGGTAAAATGAATAAATGTTCCACGATAGCAGTGACATTGGTTTTCCAGAGGCAGTTACAACTTATGAGCAGAGAGCTATAGGTGGTTTCTGCAaattctacactcatgactcatTGCAGCACAGAACCAAAAACTTATTACCATCCAGACATGGAAACTCTTGATAAACATTAGCAAACGTTTGCAAATTAGGTGTTCACCTTTCAGTGATCCCCAAGAGAAACCTTCTACTACCATAACACAAGCCAAAAGGATGGATGAAAATGGTCAAACACCTTGTGGAGCCTGAACCGTGGGAACCATGACAGAAATGGGAAACATTCTGACTTGGCCTTAAGTAGAAACTTGTTATTTGTTTACATCTGCCTGCTGCACTGGCAACACATCccatgttgatattttgggttgagacacacTCCAGAATGTACTTCAATGCTGTATTCAAAAAAACAGTAGCTTTTTcaagaatagtgtttttttttgtatggaTGAAACATTAAGCAAAGATTGTTTGCCTGCTCAGGTGTATGTCACAGACAACATGCGCATTTTCCAAAGGGCAgggagttcttccagtgctctaGCCAACATTCATCTTGAACCAAAATGCAGCAAACGGTTTCCTGCTATTTATGGAACCTTATTCTGTAAAAATTGGCTGCTCCATCTACTCAAAGAAAACACTATTTAATAttgaatactttttttaaaagataaaatccTGGATACGATAAGTATtgcatttaagagtcaatcaaGCAAATGAGAGACAGGGTTATGTTAACAGGGCAATGACAAAATTTGGGAGGAGACTTGGGTAAATCATAAAGACCAGTATGTTGCTGTGCTGTCTATCCGTCCAATGTTATCAATGCAGTGATTCTTCTCtcagagatatataaaaaaagacacaCAGATTGGCAGTAGTACTACTTCTAATCCTGATCCAAAAAGTttcattccagcattttttttaaaatatattttctttctgaAAAGAGTCAGGTGTGAATGATGTCTGGGTTTAAAAAGTTTTCAGACAAGAATCAGCAGTATATTTGCACCagcacaaagaaaaaaaattaaattaatgctGTCATTTTTATGTTGTGGCATTCACAAAAGTAGGTACAATAtaatcttagatagccacatgaatgacagagaaatgggagggaagggttagatagatattagatgtcagcacaacattattgcctgaagggcctgtactgttctatgttctaatgagaaGCTGGAAGGCTAAGTGGGCTGATAGAAATGTAGTGAAACATTCAGTAATGGTGTATATTGgtggaaaatctgaagtaaaatgatGATAGGAAACTTTCTATGAAGGCAACCTGTCACCTGGGTCAAACatgatataactttgaaggcttctgatttacatattctggcttttatttctcttatcaccaggagagctgtattgcttaaatggaaggaagttactctgcctactcatgctcaatggttatgggatattatgtcatacttgaatctagagaagattcgctgttcagtttttgaacctaacctagactttcaaaccctgtggggaccttttttgaatttggaaataattcaaatctctgatttggggactaaaatgcagacattggctgacactgttacgtttttaAGTTTTTCCTcgttttttttccatctaacggctttgggttttggtagtgggagtagattttttttaataatatttcaattttttcttcctttattaactactaTATATGTGTTGTAATCcaagtacgatttaatacaacgtattcagtagtatttttattctccttcttgatgcatgtactctattttttcatggattcaataaaaatattgtagagAGATTTTACGAAGTTAAGTAAACAcgagggagaaaggaagaaaacatgTACTCATTACAATTGTCTTTCTCACTACCATTTATATTTCACCCAGTATTTTAAACACAAAACCAAAACACAACGCACGCCATATTTGATGACTATTCGCTTCAATGCCAATTCATTATCGGTCACAAATGACTGGGAAAGATGTGTTTTGAAAGCTTCTTTTCAATGGCTCAGATTGGAAGGAAATTACAAATTCAGATCTATGAAAAAATAAAATACCAAGTGCCCTGCCATTTCTATCACACGTATATGATGAAGAGAACGATATTGACTGCTGCACAAGCCTAATGTGTGGTTAAAAATTATCCTTCAAAAAGATTAAAGCTACACAACATGGAATAGAGATCATGATAAAAGTAAATTCTTTCCACTAAGTTGTCATTTGGCTGCATTTATAAAAGGTCTTTGAGAGACGATAGGAAGAATCAGCCCAAGGCCATACAAAATGTTTTAAGTTTAAGTTTCAGGTTCGCTGGAACAATGTGGTACTGTTCTTTAAACAAAGACTGAATTTTGTTAAAATAGAAATTAACTGAACCTCAAATGAAGATGAAATTAAAATTACTGCATTCTTGTAACAGTTGTGACTAATGCAATTTTTGATTATAACTGGATCTCTCCATTCTAGGTACCATTCTGATCACATAGCAAATCCATTCTTGCTATTTTGAAGTGAAGAGTTTAATTTCACAATAATGTTCTTTCATATAGAGAAACTAATTTGCCTCTATTAAATTTATTGTTCATGCTCCATATCTACTACGTATTCCAGTTGCTATTCAGAACACATAGGACAAGATCAGGACTTCTTAACTAGCATTATCTATATATAGAATGGTACTGAAAGCTGATATCCTATTAGATTAGGTGCATTTTTAGTGTCAACTCAATCCTGCCACACCTTAACAAAAGCAGTAAAAATGAATGTCTAAAAATAAACACACCATCTCATTCAACACATGTTGTGGTaaacctcaaactcctaatagcACAACTATCATATTTTGTAAATGTTTGACTTAGAATTACTTTTAATTGCTTCCTCTCTATATACATATTATATAGCATATGAATGAAGCAGCTCCAATTCAAATTCTTCCTGGCTGAAGAGGGTCATGGCATTATTTTGTAACTTGGAAGTCTCTGCTTTCAGCTGATGTGGGAGTCAGGCAAAAGGAAAAAGGCAATGCCACAACTCAGAACAAAAATAACCCTGCTTAACATGGAACAAGTCTGCTTCTGGATTTGCAGGTCTTTGGACTTGCAGTTAGATGCCCCCTTCAGCATTTAATTAAACTACATCAGTGGCGTTCTCACATTCACGTGGCTATATTGGTGGATTTCAAATTCAAAACACAAGAACGGATGTTAGTTGAGTCACACATATTGCTGACTGCTTCACATCTCTCATGCTTTGTCTTTCAAGTGAAAGAATTATTTGTTAGCTTCAGTGAGAAGACAGTATGCCAGTGGCGAGGAGCAGATGGTGTGATCTTTTTGTGTTTAGTTAATATTAGTATCAATAATCTTTACACAATACTTTTACCTTTACTTGAAAGGTCAACCATCTTTTCACATCTCTGGAAACAAGTTACAAAACTGTGGTTGACGGTTAATTACCGAGTATGATCCAGAATCATGGAGCAAATTTTCGTTTAAATCAACGACACATTTATGTTGGAACATCACACAAttcaatagaaaaataaaatatggTATAAATGACTTTCATTTGCAGGGGCCAAAATGTTATTGTTCGTGATAAAGCACGTCATGGGAAGTGATGTCCGATATCAGCAAACTCATGTATTAAAAG encodes:
- the fbxo8 gene encoding F-box only protein 8; this translates as MGQALWRVARNQQLQHQRYSEEGYYLVDHDRRLAAANRKHAQVGIDIYHILRVGRSKEEHGFPDLELLPPELSLTILSYLNATDLCLASCVWQDLANDDVLWQGLCKSTWGHCSIYYRVYPGFNYRQLYMQLDEGSLTFNANPHEGLGYIFRKGILDNVPKEIAKFIFYTRTLNWKKLRIYLDDRRDVLDELVTLHNFSNQFLPNALREFFRRIHAPEERGEYLETLITKFSQRFCACNPAVTRELGLSPDAVYVLCYSLILLSIDLNSPHVKNKMSKREFIRNTRRAAHNISEDFVGHLYDNIYLVGHVAA